One Luteibacter sp. 9135 DNA segment encodes these proteins:
- a CDS encoding CocE/NonD family hydrolase: MTSRSLLPRLLALSFSVTAGLAHAQTAPMTPDIPASFAGPTAADDFIKRVVEIPMRDGVKLHTVIVIPRNAHHAPILLTRTPYDADGRTSRADATTMRDVLPQGDEVFVDAGYIRVFQDIRGKYGSEGDYVMTRPLHGPLNTSAVDHSTDAYDTIDWLTKNLPESNGKVGMIGSSYEGFTVVMALVNPHPALKVAAPESPMVDGWMGDDWFHYGAFRQTNFDYIAGQNARRAKGEAISRAGYDDYTNFLQAGSAGDYARAAGLDALPYWHKLSEHPAYDAYWQGQALDKEMARQPLKVPVMWIQGLWDQEDMWGAIHSYEAVEPKDRANNMNYLVMGPWRHSQVNYNGASLGALAWDGDTALQFRRDVLLPFFNQYLLDGAPKAKTPPVLIYNTGENHWDRFSSWPQGKKTRPLYFNANGKLSFSAPTAAAPGYDTYVSDPAKPVPYVPRPVHFADRQSWTTWLVQDQRFVDGRPDVLTYMTEPLTAPLRVAGAPQVDLYASTSGTDSDWVVKLIDVYPETNASNPTMGGYELAVSMDILRGRYREGFTEAKPLTPDTPLPYRFGLPTVDHTFLPGHRVMVQVQSSWFPLYDRNPQTFVPNIFFARPADYRKATQQVWHAPGKASAIELPVIDDAN; encoded by the coding sequence ATGACATCCCGCTCGCTCCTGCCGCGCCTGCTGGCGCTCTCGTTCTCCGTGACCGCCGGCCTGGCCCATGCCCAGACCGCACCGATGACGCCGGATATCCCGGCGAGCTTTGCCGGTCCCACCGCCGCCGACGACTTCATCAAGCGTGTGGTCGAGATCCCCATGCGCGACGGGGTCAAGCTGCATACGGTGATCGTGATTCCCCGAAACGCCCACCATGCCCCCATCCTGCTGACACGCACGCCTTACGACGCCGATGGCCGGACCAGCCGGGCCGATGCCACGACGATGCGCGACGTGCTGCCGCAGGGTGACGAGGTATTCGTCGATGCCGGCTACATCCGCGTCTTCCAGGATATCCGCGGCAAGTACGGGTCCGAGGGCGACTACGTCATGACCCGCCCGCTGCACGGCCCGCTCAACACATCGGCGGTGGATCACTCCACCGATGCCTACGACACCATCGACTGGCTGACGAAGAACCTGCCCGAGTCGAACGGCAAGGTCGGCATGATCGGTTCGTCCTATGAGGGTTTCACCGTCGTCATGGCGCTGGTCAACCCGCATCCGGCGCTGAAGGTGGCCGCACCCGAAAGCCCCATGGTGGATGGCTGGATGGGCGACGACTGGTTCCATTACGGCGCGTTCCGGCAGACCAACTTCGATTACATCGCCGGCCAGAACGCCAGGCGTGCCAAGGGCGAGGCCATCAGCCGGGCCGGTTACGACGACTACACCAACTTCCTGCAGGCAGGCTCCGCAGGCGATTACGCCCGTGCCGCGGGCCTCGACGCACTGCCCTACTGGCACAAGCTGAGCGAGCATCCGGCCTACGACGCGTACTGGCAGGGCCAGGCACTCGACAAGGAAATGGCGCGGCAGCCGTTGAAAGTCCCGGTGATGTGGATACAGGGCCTGTGGGACCAGGAGGACATGTGGGGGGCGATCCACAGCTATGAGGCGGTCGAACCCAAGGACCGCGCCAACAACATGAATTACCTGGTCATGGGACCGTGGCGCCACAGCCAGGTCAACTACAACGGTGCCTCGCTGGGCGCGCTGGCGTGGGACGGCGACACCGCGTTGCAGTTCCGGCGCGATGTCTTGTTGCCGTTCTTCAACCAGTACCTGCTGGACGGCGCGCCGAAGGCGAAGACGCCGCCTGTGCTGATCTACAACACCGGCGAGAACCACTGGGATCGCTTTTCGTCCTGGCCGCAGGGGAAAAAGACCCGGCCGTTGTACTTCAATGCCAATGGCAAGTTGTCATTTTCGGCGCCGACGGCCGCTGCGCCGGGTTATGACACCTATGTGTCCGACCCGGCCAAGCCGGTGCCCTACGTACCGCGCCCGGTCCATTTTGCCGATCGTCAGTCGTGGACGACATGGTTGGTCCAGGACCAGCGTTTCGTCGACGGTCGCCCGGATGTCCTGACCTACATGACCGAGCCGCTCACCGCACCCTTGCGGGTGGCAGGCGCACCCCAGGTCGACCTTTACGCCTCCACCAGCGGCACAGACAGCGATTGGGTGGTGAAGCTGATCGATGTCTATCCGGAGACCAACGCCTCCAACCCCACGATGGGCGGGTACGAACTGGCAGTGTCGATGGACATCCTGCGTGGCCGCTACCGCGAGGGATTCACCGAGGCTAAACCGCTCACGCCCGACACGCCGCTGCCCTACCGCTTCGGCCTGCCTACTGTGGATCACACCTTCCTGCCCGGACATCGGGTCATGGTCCAGGTGCAATCGTCGTGGTTCCCTCTCTACGATCGCAACCCGCAGACCTTCGTGCCGAATATCTTCTTCGCCAGGCCTGCCGATTACCGCAAGGCCACGCAGCAGGTATGGCATGCGCCGGGCAAGGCCAGCGCGATCGAGTTGCCCGTGATCGACGACGCGAACTAG
- a CDS encoding LacI family DNA-binding transcriptional regulator, with protein sequence MPRITPQRRKVTLADIALGCDVSRATVSLVLRGSPLVNSATRARVEAELKRQGYVYNRAAANLRRRTSSSIGLVINDLGNPFFAEFAAGADEALASAGYVTLLGNTGESPDRQQAVLNSLIEHGPAGIILSPAEGSEGEQVLAAVGMHTPLLVFNRELPDDEGAHRWDTLEMDNEHGARLATEHLIGLGHRRIAFFGGHRDSSSVAQRRKGYAGAMQDAGLPVDPAWLVESAPTRLEAARQTGALFARDPAPTAAVCYNDAVALGLILGLTKRGRRPGDDFALTGFDDVAEASVCVPPLTTVAVDPRGLGRRSAELILERLRNPETDTAYTIAPVRLVVRESSCPPSSP encoded by the coding sequence ATGCCGAGGATCACCCCGCAACGCCGCAAGGTGACCCTCGCCGACATCGCGCTGGGATGCGATGTGTCGCGGGCCACGGTATCGCTGGTGCTGCGCGGCAGCCCCCTGGTCAACTCCGCGACACGCGCGCGCGTCGAGGCGGAACTCAAACGGCAAGGCTACGTCTATAACCGCGCGGCGGCCAACCTGCGCCGACGCACCTCCTCCAGCATCGGCCTGGTCATCAACGACCTGGGTAACCCGTTCTTCGCCGAGTTCGCGGCCGGTGCCGACGAGGCGCTGGCCAGCGCCGGCTACGTCACCCTGCTGGGCAATACCGGCGAATCGCCGGACCGCCAGCAGGCGGTGCTCAACTCCCTGATCGAACACGGCCCCGCCGGCATCATCCTCTCGCCGGCCGAAGGCAGCGAGGGCGAGCAGGTGCTGGCGGCGGTCGGCATGCACACGCCGCTGCTGGTGTTCAACCGCGAGCTGCCGGACGACGAAGGCGCCCATCGCTGGGACACCCTGGAGATGGACAACGAGCACGGCGCCCGGCTCGCCACGGAACACCTCATCGGCCTCGGCCACCGGCGCATCGCCTTCTTCGGCGGCCACCGCGATTCCAGCTCGGTGGCCCAGCGTCGCAAGGGCTATGCCGGCGCCATGCAGGACGCCGGCCTGCCGGTCGATCCCGCCTGGCTGGTAGAAAGCGCGCCCACACGCCTGGAAGCCGCCCGGCAGACCGGCGCGCTGTTCGCCCGCGACCCGGCACCTACCGCAGCCGTCTGCTACAACGACGCCGTGGCGCTGGGCCTGATCCTCGGCCTGACCAAGCGCGGCCGGCGCCCCGGCGACGATTTCGCCCTGACCGGCTTCGACGATGTGGCGGAGGCCTCGGTGTGCGTACCGCCCCTCACCACCGTCGCGGTCGATCCGCGCGGCCTGGGCCGACGCAGCGCCGAACTCATCCTCGAACGACTTCGCAACCCCGAGACGGACACCGCTTATACGATCGCGCCGGTACGGCTGGTCGTACGCGAAAGCAGTTGTCCGCCCTCTTCACCCTGA
- a CDS encoding carbohydrate kinase family protein has product MSSILCFGEALIDFHAQPQGGAGQPPAFVPFAGGAPANVAVASALLGAKARFAGMLARDMFGDFLLKSLTDLGVGTDDVARTDEARTALAFVAHDDKGDRSFSFYRPPAADLLFRPEHFRAQAFDDLSIFHVCSNSLTEAAIAATTVEGMRRARTAGALVSFDMNLRPALWPKDEAPLPRLWETLHEADVIKLSAEEFAFIHTDADTDDAVLARLWEGKARLLLVTDGGEPMRWFTRAASGELSGYAVEAVDTTAAGDAFVGGLLSRLDHEGVTPASFDALIADEARLVELIRFAAACGAITATRKGSFTAIPDQAEVKAFMEKHA; this is encoded by the coding sequence ATGTCTTCCATCCTCTGCTTCGGCGAGGCGCTGATCGATTTCCACGCACAGCCCCAGGGCGGCGCCGGTCAGCCTCCCGCCTTCGTTCCGTTTGCCGGTGGCGCTCCCGCCAACGTCGCGGTCGCCTCCGCCCTGCTGGGCGCCAAAGCCCGTTTCGCCGGCATGCTCGCCCGTGACATGTTCGGCGACTTCCTGCTCAAGAGCCTGACCGACCTCGGCGTCGGCACCGACGATGTCGCGCGTACCGACGAGGCGCGCACCGCGCTGGCCTTCGTCGCGCACGACGACAAGGGCGACCGCAGCTTCAGCTTCTATCGTCCGCCCGCGGCCGACCTGCTGTTCCGTCCTGAGCACTTTCGCGCCCAGGCGTTCGACGATCTGTCGATCTTCCACGTCTGCTCCAACTCGCTCACCGAGGCCGCGATCGCCGCGACTACGGTCGAAGGCATGCGCCGCGCCCGCACGGCCGGTGCGCTGGTCAGCTTCGACATGAACCTGCGTCCGGCCCTGTGGCCGAAGGACGAGGCACCGTTGCCCCGTCTGTGGGAGACCCTGCACGAAGCGGACGTGATCAAGCTCAGTGCCGAAGAGTTCGCGTTCATCCACACCGACGCCGACACCGATGATGCCGTGCTTGCCCGGCTGTGGGAGGGCAAGGCCCGCCTGCTGCTGGTAACCGACGGTGGTGAACCGATGCGCTGGTTTACCCGCGCCGCAAGCGGCGAGCTGTCCGGCTATGCCGTCGAGGCCGTGGACACCACGGCTGCGGGCGATGCGTTCGTCGGTGGCCTGCTGTCGCGCCTGGACCACGAGGGCGTCACCCCGGCCAGCTTCGACGCGTTGATCGCCGATGAAGCCCGCCTGGTCGAGCTGATCCGTTTTGCCGCCGCCTGCGGTGCGATCACCGCGACCCGCAAGGGCTCGTTCACCGCCATTCCCGACCAGGCCGAAGTGAAGGCCTTCATGGAGAAGCACGCATGA
- the ku gene encoding non-homologous end joining protein Ku — translation MARPIWTGTLSFGLLNVPIRLMSGERRNDLHFRMLDQRSNTPVRYERVNAETGEEVPWKDIVKAFEYQKGSYVVLEEEDIKNAASDAHETVEIDAFVDAGSIAPSYFEKPYILLPAKKAEKGYVLLRETLKKTGKIGIARVVIRTKEYLAAVMPQGDGLVLNILRYQSEIVDLSDYDLPDKAVTAYRISPREIEMAADLIQSMAADWSPGDYRDEFRDKLRGAIEKRLKSKGVRTTVDDDDDHTPENATTNVVDFMALLKKSLGAKTRTPAKTTPTEKMPVKKAANGKPATKKAAAKGGAKKAAPAKAAPAKAAPAKTVAKKNPARKGASRKAPTRRRAG, via the coding sequence ATGGCACGCCCCATCTGGACCGGTACGTTATCGTTCGGCCTGCTCAACGTGCCGATCCGACTCATGTCGGGCGAACGTCGCAACGACCTGCATTTCCGCATGCTCGACCAGCGCAGCAATACGCCGGTGCGCTACGAGCGGGTCAATGCCGAGACCGGCGAGGAAGTCCCCTGGAAGGACATCGTCAAGGCGTTCGAGTACCAGAAAGGCAGCTACGTGGTCCTCGAGGAAGAGGACATCAAGAACGCCGCCAGCGATGCCCACGAAACGGTAGAGATCGACGCCTTTGTCGATGCCGGTTCCATCGCGCCGTCGTATTTCGAGAAGCCCTACATCCTGTTGCCGGCGAAGAAGGCCGAGAAGGGTTACGTACTGCTGCGCGAAACCCTGAAGAAGACCGGCAAGATCGGGATCGCGCGTGTGGTCATCCGTACCAAGGAATACCTGGCCGCGGTGATGCCGCAGGGCGACGGCCTGGTGCTGAATATCCTGCGCTACCAGTCCGAGATCGTGGACCTGAGCGATTACGACTTGCCGGACAAGGCCGTAACGGCCTACCGCATTTCGCCCCGTGAAATCGAGATGGCTGCCGACCTCATCCAGTCCATGGCGGCGGATTGGTCGCCCGGCGATTATCGCGACGAGTTCCGCGACAAGCTGCGTGGCGCCATCGAGAAGCGGCTCAAGAGCAAGGGCGTCAGGACGACCGTGGACGACGATGACGACCATACGCCGGAGAACGCCACCACCAATGTGGTGGACTTCATGGCGCTGCTGAAGAAGAGCCTGGGCGCGAAGACGCGCACACCGGCGAAGACGACGCCAACCGAGAAGATGCCGGTGAAGAAAGCCGCCAACGGCAAGCCTGCCACGAAGAAAGCAGCGGCGAAGGGCGGGGCGAAGAAAGCGGCTCCCGCCAAAGCAGCGCCCGCCAAGGCAGCGCCCGCGAAGACGGTCGCGAAGAAGAATCCGGCACGGAAGGGGGCTTCACGTAAGGCGCCGACCAGGCGTCGGGCGGGGTGA
- a CDS encoding GH92 family glycosyl hydrolase — translation MPNSARLRRGLLAAALGLALPILTSAAAADRPTSAFAAVDPMIGTGGDGHTFPGATVPFGMIQLSPDTAMPDVKHAYKWAAGYQYGDTSILGFSHTHFSGSGHSDLGDVLVMPVAGDVKLDPGSPDKPGSGYRSRFDHTTERAEAGYYAVTLADYGVRAELTAGARVGWHRYTFPAGKPAHLLLDLRPSIYDYDGKVLWSSLRVRADGTVTGGRTTRGWAPGRQLYFAMRFNQPMTSRALKNREEAIAYRGFSGPGNRADDTDGISGRALEGVFDFGKLGKPLVVKVAVSSVSEDNAVANLDADGQGFDFDARRAEARGAWEKVLSTVDVQAPVDTRRMFYTALYHAMISPSLSMDVNGQYRGPDNQVHTAKGFEFYSTWSLWDVYRAQQPLVTLLRPDMSSQFVNSLIAAREASPFGILPIWAYQGMETWCMVGYHAVPVIADAYVKGIRGFDADKALEAMVASATYGPYGGLDDYMKLGYVPIDRQPEAASKTVEYAFDDWSLAGMAKAMGKDDVAATFMKRAGNWKNSFDTRTGFLRARKSDGAFREPFDPSSAAYGSDYTEGNAWQYSWYVPQDVAGLITALGGTDAFVKKLDSVFDAKVDPKSFAHVEDITGLIGWYAHGNEPSHQVAYLYDYAGQPWKTQERLVQIMKTQYSPTPTGLVGNDDLGQMSAWYIFSSLGFYPVAPGSNEYVIGRPFVEKATLNLPGGKRFTVSADRLDAAHPYIGGVTLNGKPLDRTFIRHEDIVAGGALHFTMQAEPAKGWGQQPGSAPYSMTGAAP, via the coding sequence ATGCCGAACTCCGCCCGCCTGCGTCGCGGCCTGCTCGCCGCCGCCCTGGGCCTTGCCCTGCCGATTCTGACATCCGCCGCCGCCGCCGACCGACCGACCAGCGCCTTTGCGGCGGTCGATCCGATGATCGGCACCGGCGGCGACGGTCATACCTTTCCGGGCGCCACGGTGCCCTTCGGCATGATCCAGCTGTCCCCCGACACGGCGATGCCGGACGTCAAGCACGCCTACAAATGGGCCGCCGGTTACCAGTACGGCGACACGAGCATCCTCGGTTTCTCCCATACGCATTTCTCCGGCAGCGGCCATTCCGACCTGGGCGATGTCCTCGTCATGCCCGTTGCCGGTGACGTGAAGCTGGACCCGGGCTCCCCCGACAAGCCCGGCAGCGGCTATCGCTCGCGTTTCGACCATACGACCGAACGCGCCGAGGCAGGGTACTACGCCGTTACGCTGGCCGACTACGGCGTACGTGCGGAACTGACGGCCGGTGCGCGGGTCGGCTGGCACCGCTACACCTTTCCGGCGGGCAAGCCGGCGCACCTGCTGCTGGACCTGCGGCCCAGCATTTACGATTACGACGGCAAGGTACTCTGGTCGTCGCTGCGCGTGCGTGCGGACGGTACGGTCACCGGCGGTCGCACCACGCGGGGCTGGGCGCCCGGCCGCCAGCTGTATTTCGCCATGCGTTTCAACCAGCCGATGACCTCCCGTGCGTTGAAGAACCGTGAGGAGGCGATCGCCTACCGCGGCTTCAGTGGGCCGGGCAACCGTGCCGACGACACCGACGGCATCAGCGGTCGTGCGCTGGAGGGCGTGTTCGATTTCGGCAAGCTGGGCAAGCCGCTGGTGGTGAAGGTCGCCGTGTCCTCGGTCAGCGAGGACAACGCGGTGGCCAACCTGGACGCCGATGGCCAGGGCTTCGACTTCGACGCGCGTCGCGCCGAGGCTCGTGGGGCCTGGGAAAAGGTGTTGTCGACGGTGGACGTGCAGGCCCCGGTGGACACTCGACGGATGTTCTACACCGCGCTGTACCACGCGATGATCTCCCCCAGCCTGTCGATGGACGTCAACGGGCAGTACCGTGGGCCCGACAACCAGGTGCACACCGCCAAGGGTTTCGAGTTCTATTCCACATGGTCGCTGTGGGACGTGTACCGCGCACAGCAGCCGCTGGTGACGTTGCTGCGCCCCGACATGAGCAGCCAGTTCGTCAATTCGCTGATCGCGGCGCGCGAGGCTAGTCCCTTCGGTATCCTGCCGATCTGGGCGTACCAGGGCATGGAAACCTGGTGCATGGTCGGCTACCACGCCGTGCCGGTTATCGCCGATGCCTATGTGAAAGGTATCCGCGGGTTCGATGCCGACAAGGCGCTGGAGGCGATGGTGGCCAGTGCCACGTACGGCCCCTACGGCGGCCTGGACGATTACATGAAACTCGGCTACGTGCCGATCGACCGGCAGCCCGAGGCCGCCTCCAAGACCGTCGAGTACGCGTTCGACGACTGGTCGCTGGCCGGCATGGCCAAGGCGATGGGCAAGGACGATGTCGCCGCGACCTTCATGAAGCGTGCCGGCAACTGGAAGAACAGCTTCGACACGCGTACCGGCTTCCTTCGTGCGCGCAAGAGCGACGGCGCCTTCCGCGAACCGTTCGATCCGTCGTCGGCCGCCTATGGCAGCGATTACACCGAGGGCAACGCGTGGCAGTATTCCTGGTACGTGCCGCAGGACGTTGCCGGACTGATCACGGCCCTGGGCGGAACGGATGCCTTCGTCAAGAAGCTGGATTCGGTATTCGATGCCAAGGTGGACCCCAAGTCGTTCGCCCACGTCGAGGACATCACCGGCCTGATCGGCTGGTATGCGCATGGCAACGAGCCCAGCCATCAGGTGGCCTACCTGTACGACTACGCGGGCCAACCCTGGAAGACGCAGGAGCGGCTGGTCCAGATCATGAAGACGCAGTACAGCCCGACGCCCACCGGCCTGGTCGGCAACGACGACCTGGGCCAGATGTCCGCCTGGTACATCTTCAGCTCGCTGGGCTTCTATCCGGTGGCCCCGGGCAGCAACGAGTACGTGATCGGGCGGCCGTTCGTGGAGAAGGCCACGCTGAACCTGCCCGGCGGCAAGCGGTTCACGGTGTCGGCCGACCGGCTCGACGCCGCGCATCCCTATATCGGCGGGGTGACGCTCAACGGCAAGCCGCTGGACCGCACCTTCATCCGTCACGAGGACATCGTGGCCGGGGGCGCGCTGCACTTCACCATGCAGGCGGAGCCGGCAAAAGGCTGGGGCCAGCAGCCGGGCTCGGCGCCTTACTCGATGACCGGAGCGGCTCCCTGA
- the fucP gene encoding L-fucose:H+ symporter permease, producing the protein MTTIFFMWGFLTCLNDILIPHLKGVFELNYFQAMLIQFTFFGAYFIMGLPAGKLVAALGYKKGIVAGLIIAGIGAALFWPAAGMRVYPIFLGALFILATGITVLQVAANPYVALLGPEKTASSRLTLAQALNSFGTFLAPFFGGVLILSNAVKSSDDIAKLSAAEQVTYRATEASAVQVPYIGLAVVLVLIAIGVYLFNLPKLEETTEKADEGHHSLMDALKTPHVFFGVLGIFFYVGGEVSIGSFMINYLQLPEIGNMTGEVAASHVAFYWGGAMVGRFIGSALLAKFSPRVLLAVFAAINVLLVITTMMTTGTVAVYSIVAIGLFNSIMFPTIFSLGIERMGPLTSNASSLLIMAIVGGALIPVIQGAVADHIGLQHAFFIPLICYAYIVFYGLSGSKIRNVPVAAKAG; encoded by the coding sequence ATGACCACGATCTTCTTCATGTGGGGCTTCCTGACCTGCCTGAACGACATCCTGATCCCGCACCTCAAGGGTGTGTTCGAGCTGAACTACTTCCAGGCGATGCTCATCCAGTTCACCTTCTTTGGCGCGTATTTCATCATGGGCCTGCCTGCGGGCAAGCTGGTGGCTGCGCTCGGCTACAAGAAGGGCATCGTTGCCGGCCTGATCATCGCGGGCATCGGCGCGGCGCTGTTCTGGCCCGCCGCCGGTATGCGCGTCTATCCCATCTTCCTCGGCGCGCTGTTCATCCTGGCCACCGGCATCACGGTGCTGCAGGTGGCGGCGAACCCGTACGTCGCGCTGCTGGGTCCCGAGAAGACGGCTTCCAGTCGCCTCACCCTCGCCCAGGCCCTCAACTCGTTCGGCACCTTCCTCGCTCCGTTCTTCGGTGGCGTGCTGATCCTGTCCAACGCCGTGAAGAGCAGCGACGACATCGCCAAGCTCAGCGCCGCCGAGCAGGTCACCTACCGCGCGACCGAAGCCAGCGCCGTGCAGGTGCCGTACATCGGCCTGGCCGTGGTGCTGGTGCTGATCGCGATCGGCGTGTATCTGTTCAACCTGCCCAAGCTGGAAGAAACCACCGAGAAGGCCGACGAAGGCCACCACTCGCTGATGGACGCGCTGAAGACCCCGCACGTGTTTTTTGGTGTGCTCGGTATCTTCTTCTACGTCGGTGGTGAAGTCTCGATCGGCAGCTTCATGATCAACTACCTGCAGCTGCCTGAGATCGGCAACATGACGGGCGAAGTCGCCGCGTCGCACGTCGCCTTCTACTGGGGTGGCGCGATGGTCGGCCGCTTCATCGGTTCGGCCCTGCTGGCCAAGTTCTCGCCGCGCGTCCTGCTGGCCGTGTTCGCCGCCATCAACGTGCTGCTCGTCATCACCACCATGATGACCACCGGCACCGTGGCCGTTTACAGCATCGTGGCCATCGGCCTGTTCAACTCGATCATGTTCCCGACGATCTTCTCGCTGGGTATCGAGCGCATGGGTCCGCTCACCAGCAACGCGTCGAGCCTGCTGATCATGGCCATCGTCGGCGGCGCGCTGATCCCGGTCATCCAGGGCGCGGTCGCCGACCACATCGGCCTGCAGCACGCCTTCTTCATCCCGCTCATCTGCTACGCGTACATCGTGTTCTACGGCCTGAGCGGCTCGAAGATCCGCAACGTCCCGGTCGCCGCCAAGGCCGGTTGA
- a CDS encoding AGE family epimerase/isomerase: MTTVPRPDFHSVDVLRDHVAKTMAFYKPNEVDPAGGFFQYFKDDGSVYDRGHRHLVSSTRFVFNHAMAYLEFNKPEDKDLVMHGLTYLRKVHLNPETGGYAWTIADGKRDDQMNHCYGLAFMLLAYSCGVKVGFDEARAWQGEIWDLLEKRYFEPEYGLYRDEADKDWNFTGYRGQNANMHMTEAMIAAWEATKEDRYLDRALLLAENMTQRQAGLTPQKLVWEHYHSDWTIDWEYNLDNPKHLFRPWGFQPGHQTEWAKLLMMLDRYTKGTPKHEDWLVPTAKHLFDEALAKAWDNEHGGIAYGFSPEGDVCDDDKYFWVQAESLGAAQLLFETTGEKKYDEAYEKIWAYSWQHFVDHTYGAWYRILKRNNEKYDDEKSPAGKTDYHTMGACYEIMASLRRMQKTA, encoded by the coding sequence ATGACGACTGTCCCCCGCCCCGATTTCCATTCCGTTGACGTCCTCCGCGACCATGTCGCGAAGACAATGGCCTTCTACAAGCCGAACGAGGTCGATCCGGCCGGCGGCTTCTTCCAGTACTTCAAGGACGACGGCTCGGTCTACGACCGCGGCCATCGCCACCTGGTGTCGAGCACGCGCTTCGTCTTCAACCATGCCATGGCCTACCTCGAGTTCAACAAGCCCGAGGACAAGGACCTGGTCATGCACGGCCTGACCTACCTGCGCAAGGTGCACCTCAACCCGGAGACCGGCGGTTACGCCTGGACGATCGCCGACGGCAAGCGCGACGACCAGATGAACCACTGCTACGGCCTGGCCTTCATGCTGCTGGCCTATTCCTGCGGCGTGAAGGTCGGCTTCGACGAGGCACGCGCGTGGCAGGGCGAGATCTGGGACCTGCTCGAGAAGCGCTACTTCGAGCCGGAGTACGGCCTGTACCGCGACGAGGCGGACAAGGACTGGAACTTCACCGGCTATCGCGGCCAGAACGCCAACATGCACATGACCGAGGCCATGATCGCCGCGTGGGAAGCCACGAAGGAGGATCGTTACCTCGATCGCGCGCTGCTGCTGGCCGAGAACATGACCCAGCGCCAGGCCGGGCTCACCCCGCAGAAGCTGGTGTGGGAGCACTACCACAGTGACTGGACGATCGACTGGGAATACAACCTCGACAACCCCAAGCACCTGTTCCGCCCCTGGGGTTTCCAGCCCGGCCACCAGACCGAGTGGGCGAAGCTGTTGATGATGCTCGATCGCTACACCAAGGGCACGCCGAAGCATGAGGACTGGCTGGTGCCCACCGCGAAGCACCTGTTCGACGAGGCCCTGGCCAAGGCCTGGGACAACGAGCACGGCGGCATCGCCTACGGTTTCTCGCCCGAGGGCGATGTCTGCGACGACGACAAGTATTTCTGGGTACAGGCGGAATCGCTGGGCGCTGCGCAGCTGCTGTTCGAAACCACGGGCGAGAAAAAGTACGACGAGGCCTACGAGAAGATCTGGGCCTACAGCTGGCAGCACTTCGTCGATCACACGTACGGCGCCTGGTATCGCATCCTCAAGCGCAACAACGAAAAATACGACGACGAAAAGAGCCCCGCCGGCAAGACGGACTACCACACCATGGGCGCCTGCTACGAAATCATGGCCTCCCTCCGCCGCATGCAAAAAACCGCGTAG